The proteins below come from a single Chitinophaga pinensis DSM 2588 genomic window:
- the nadB gene encoding L-aspartate oxidase: protein MEQTDFLVIGSGIAGLTYALKVAAACPDKKITIITKSHEDETNTKYAQGGVAVVNDLENDSFEKHIEDTLIAGDGLCNEEIVEIVVKEGPERVNEIIEWGANFDKNAAGDFSLGKEGGHSEFRVIHYKDVTGKEIERALLDAVHKQPNIEMVTHCFVVDLITQHHLGYLITKSTPDIACYGVYVLNLLTNKIEKILSRITVLATGGNGQVYRSTTNPTIATGDGVAMVYRAKGRIENMEFIQFHPTALYQPGVNNAFLITEAVRGDGGILRNIHGEDFMHKYDPRLSLAPRDIVARAIDSEMKITGTEYVYLDCRHMDQEKFIHHFPNIYEKCLASGIDVKKDMIPVAPAAHYSCGGIKVNEYGRTSINNLYACGECSSTGLHGANRLASNSLLEAMVFAHRCYLDGVQKINSITHKVHVPDWNAGGTTAPKEMILITQSLKELKQIMSDYLGIVRTNERMQRASRRLDILHEETEQLYERTEVSPQLCELRNLITVGYLIVKGASFRKESRGLHFNTDYPQKSALVQNIVL from the coding sequence ATGGAACAAACAGATTTCTTAGTTATTGGTTCCGGTATAGCAGGATTGACCTATGCCCTCAAGGTAGCGGCAGCATGTCCTGACAAGAAAATTACCATCATCACCAAATCACATGAGGATGAGACCAATACCAAATACGCACAGGGTGGAGTTGCTGTAGTGAACGATCTCGAAAACGACAGCTTTGAAAAGCATATTGAAGACACACTGATCGCAGGTGATGGGCTCTGCAATGAAGAGATTGTGGAAATAGTGGTAAAGGAAGGACCAGAACGTGTCAACGAGATTATTGAATGGGGCGCCAACTTTGACAAAAACGCAGCCGGAGATTTCTCCCTGGGTAAAGAAGGCGGTCATTCTGAATTCCGCGTGATCCACTACAAAGACGTTACCGGTAAAGAAATAGAACGTGCGCTGCTCGATGCAGTACACAAGCAACCCAATATTGAGATGGTCACCCATTGCTTCGTGGTAGACCTGATCACCCAGCATCACCTGGGATACCTCATTACGAAATCTACTCCCGATATAGCGTGTTACGGCGTATACGTACTGAACCTGCTGACCAACAAGATCGAAAAGATCCTCAGCCGCATTACCGTGCTGGCTACCGGTGGTAATGGACAGGTATACCGCAGTACCACCAATCCGACTATTGCCACCGGTGATGGCGTAGCAATGGTATACCGTGCAAAAGGCAGAATCGAGAACATGGAGTTTATCCAGTTCCACCCGACCGCCCTGTATCAACCTGGCGTGAACAACGCTTTCCTGATTACAGAAGCAGTACGTGGCGACGGCGGTATACTGCGCAATATACACGGAGAGGATTTCATGCATAAGTATGATCCGCGTCTTTCACTCGCCCCACGCGATATCGTGGCAAGAGCGATAGACAGTGAAATGAAGATCACCGGTACAGAGTACGTATATCTCGACTGCCGGCACATGGATCAGGAGAAGTTCATTCATCACTTCCCCAACATCTATGAAAAATGCCTGGCATCCGGCATAGATGTAAAGAAAGACATGATTCCCGTAGCACCCGCAGCCCACTATAGTTGCGGCGGCATCAAGGTAAATGAATACGGACGTACGTCCATCAATAACCTGTATGCCTGCGGAGAATGTTCCAGTACAGGTCTGCATGGCGCAAACAGGCTGGCATCCAACTCACTGCTGGAAGCAATGGTGTTTGCACATCGTTGTTACCTGGACGGCGTGCAAAAAATTAACAGCATCACACATAAGGTGCATGTACCTGACTGGAATGCAGGTGGTACGACAGCCCCAAAAGAAATGATCCTGATCACCCAGAGCCTGAAAGAGCTCAAACAGATCATGAGCGATTATCTCGGTATCGTCCGTACAAATGAACGTATGCAGCGTGCAAGCCGCAGGCTGGATATTCTGCATGAAGAAACAGAACAGTTGTACGAAAGAACAGAGGTATCCCCTCAGTTGTGTGAATTAAGAAACCTGATCACCGTCGGCTACCTGATTGTAAAAGGAGCTTCATTCCGTAAGGAAAGCCGCGGTTTACACTTTAATACAGACTATCCTCAGAAGAGCGCCCTTGTACAGAATATTGTGTTATAG
- a CDS encoding lysoplasmalogenase — MQGRSVLNILYAVTLFVHLLAIVFHLDILSYASKFLLPFILAIQFVLGTEGIPSVFRISMLAALFFTGFGDMFLLFSEQNTWFFSFSLITFAFSLMAYIGFFLKIRYSNYPLPRCQWAFIFAAQAAVIAFIYFMLPYLGQLTIPVIIFAGIASVMLQAVKHAYRLKEQPSGWYAMAGAGLYIISCAIIAIHYFYHPLEMGTFLIMLTYGLAQWGLVTGGLLYLRMRRGYAVQ, encoded by the coding sequence ATGCAAGGGAGAAGTGTATTAAACATATTGTACGCTGTCACGCTATTTGTTCACCTCTTGGCCATTGTGTTTCATCTGGATATACTCAGTTACGCCTCAAAGTTCCTGTTGCCGTTTATACTGGCCATCCAGTTTGTGCTGGGCACTGAAGGCATCCCCTCGGTATTCCGGATTTCCATGCTGGCCGCCCTGTTCTTCACAGGTTTTGGTGACATGTTCCTGCTGTTTTCTGAACAGAATACCTGGTTTTTCTCATTTAGCCTGATCACCTTTGCGTTTTCATTAATGGCGTATATAGGATTCTTCCTGAAGATCCGGTATTCCAACTATCCCCTGCCCCGCTGTCAGTGGGCATTTATCTTTGCCGCACAGGCAGCTGTCATTGCATTTATTTACTTCATGTTACCCTATCTGGGCCAGCTGACCATTCCCGTGATCATTTTTGCCGGTATCGCCTCCGTGATGTTACAGGCTGTTAAACATGCCTACAGACTGAAAGAACAGCCTTCCGGTTGGTATGCCATGGCCGGAGCGGGTCTTTATATTATTTCCTGCGCGATTATCGCCATCCATTACTTCTACCACCCCCTGGAAATGGGCACCTTTCTTATCATGCTGACGTACGGACTGGCGCAATGGGGCCTGGTTACCGGCGGACTACTCTATCTCCGTATGCGCCGGGGCTATGCCGTGCAATAA
- a CDS encoding sensor histidine kinase — translation MNKFSVNILLRIILLTLSTITSVWVWTVLGVFPGIAMAILICMQIYGMYYYINRVNRKLTLFLESIRYEDFSIRFSADNKLGKSFQALNHQFNEVLEAFRQTRAEKEANLKYIDTIVQHISIGVLSFDTEGHIELINPAAFRLLGIYRLRNISELKNSHPGLPEYLMEIRSGSKILYHTRQEQQLSIHAASVRLQGRLIKLISLQNIHAELQQKELEAWQNLTKILRHEIMNSVTPIVSLIGTMQDIVEQDISPEAAQKEAIEDLQEALETIKSRSKGIMNFVNAYRDYTTLPKPQFTQVNIKELLSGVSSLLQPELKQAGIYYHYEIDAAGTEIHADVAQLQMVMINLIKNAMDALEQTHTPAIQVKATMNTPSQVHIEIIDNGPGIDAEAMNKIFIPFYTTKKKGSGIGLSLSQQIIQSHGGQLKVSRSGNNGTTFSVFLPVS, via the coding sequence ATGAACAAGTTCAGTGTCAATATATTACTGCGTATTATCCTCCTGACCCTCAGCACCATTACCAGTGTATGGGTATGGACAGTGCTTGGCGTTTTTCCGGGAATAGCCATGGCAATCCTGATCTGTATGCAGATATATGGCATGTATTACTACATCAACCGGGTAAACAGAAAACTGACACTGTTCCTGGAATCCATCCGCTACGAAGACTTTTCCATCCGCTTCAGCGCCGATAATAAACTGGGCAAAAGCTTCCAGGCACTAAACCACCAGTTTAATGAGGTGCTGGAGGCCTTCCGGCAAACCAGGGCCGAAAAAGAGGCCAACCTGAAGTACATAGATACGATCGTACAACATATCAGTATAGGCGTTCTTTCCTTTGATACAGAAGGGCATATTGAGCTGATTAATCCGGCAGCATTCCGCCTGTTGGGCATCTACAGACTACGCAATATTTCCGAACTGAAAAACAGCCATCCGGGTTTACCGGAATACCTGATGGAGATCCGTTCAGGAAGTAAAATACTGTATCATACCCGGCAGGAACAGCAGCTGTCTATTCATGCAGCCAGCGTAAGACTACAAGGCCGGCTTATCAAACTGATCTCTCTGCAGAACATTCATGCCGAACTGCAACAGAAAGAACTGGAAGCCTGGCAGAACCTGACCAAGATATTACGTCACGAGATCATGAACTCCGTAACGCCGATCGTATCCCTGATAGGCACCATGCAGGATATCGTAGAACAGGATATTTCTCCGGAAGCAGCCCAGAAAGAAGCCATTGAGGATCTCCAGGAAGCACTGGAAACGATCAAGAGCCGGAGTAAAGGGATTATGAACTTCGTAAATGCTTACCGGGACTATACGACACTGCCTAAACCACAGTTTACACAGGTCAATATAAAAGAACTCCTGAGTGGTGTGAGCAGTTTGTTACAACCGGAACTCAAACAGGCAGGTATCTATTATCACTACGAAATAGACGCTGCCGGCACAGAGATCCATGCAGATGTCGCCCAGTTACAGATGGTTATGATCAACCTGATTAAAAATGCCATGGATGCACTGGAGCAAACCCATACGCCCGCCATACAGGTAAAAGCAACCATGAATACCCCCAGCCAGGTGCATATTGAGATTATTGACAACGGTCCGGGTATCGACGCGGAAGCCATGAACAAGATTTTCATCCCCTTCTATACCACCAAGAAAAAAGGCAGTGGTATCGGTCTGAGCCTCTCCCAGCAAATCATACAATCACATGGCGGACAGCTCAAAGTGAGCCGTTCCGGAAATAATGGCACAACCTTTTCGGTATTCCTCCCTGTTAGCTGA
- a CDS encoding sigma-54-dependent transcriptional regulator translates to MTTPLPGKILIVDDDMDVLRAARLLLKRHFEQVDFERNPQKIPYMVTNFDYDVILLDMNFTRDLSSGKEGFEWLDRILDIRPEVAVVLFTAYGDVEMAVRAIKAGAVDFVLKPWENDKLLATMQAAYNKKRGNKEKVVTTPATPQSDVNIIGSSEAMQQVLDTAARVAGTDANVLILGENGTGKDLLARHIHALSLRNKQPFVSVDLGAISETLFESELFGHVKGAFTDAREDRTGRFEEANGGSIFLDELGNISLPLQAKLLTVLQNRAVTKVGSNKSTSIDVRLITATNRNIQRMAAEYQFRQDLLYRINTIEIQLPPLRERLEDIVPLAEYFLEKYATKYKRTVTSLHESLIQQLRQYEWPGNIRELQHAMERAVILSQGKTLMPKDVFVKNPIQEQALNTGYNLEEMERNIITQAMKKCNGNITEAAKELGLSRAALYRRLEKYNI, encoded by the coding sequence ATGACCACACCCTTACCCGGTAAAATTCTTATTGTAGATGACGACATGGACGTGCTGCGCGCCGCCCGTTTATTGTTAAAGCGCCATTTTGAACAGGTTGACTTTGAACGTAACCCGCAGAAGATCCCCTACATGGTCACCAATTTCGATTATGATGTGATCCTGCTGGATATGAACTTTACCCGCGACCTCAGTAGCGGGAAGGAAGGCTTTGAATGGCTGGACCGTATCCTGGACATCAGACCCGAAGTAGCAGTCGTACTCTTTACGGCCTACGGAGACGTCGAAATGGCTGTAAGGGCAATCAAAGCCGGAGCGGTCGATTTTGTACTGAAGCCATGGGAAAACGATAAACTGCTGGCGACCATGCAGGCCGCCTATAATAAGAAGCGTGGTAATAAAGAAAAGGTGGTAACAACACCGGCAACCCCACAGTCAGACGTTAATATCATTGGCAGCAGCGAAGCCATGCAGCAGGTACTGGACACTGCCGCCCGGGTAGCTGGCACAGACGCCAATGTGTTGATACTGGGTGAAAATGGTACCGGTAAAGACCTACTTGCCCGTCACATACATGCTTTATCGCTCCGTAATAAACAACCGTTTGTCAGCGTCGATCTGGGAGCTATCAGCGAAACCCTGTTCGAAAGTGAACTGTTCGGCCATGTGAAAGGCGCATTTACCGATGCCAGGGAAGACCGTACCGGCCGCTTTGAAGAAGCCAACGGCGGCTCCATTTTCCTGGATGAACTGGGAAATATCTCCCTGCCTTTACAGGCAAAGCTGCTGACCGTCTTGCAAAACAGGGCCGTGACCAAAGTAGGTAGCAACAAATCTACCTCCATAGACGTACGCCTGATCACAGCGACTAACAGGAACATTCAGCGTATGGCAGCAGAATACCAGTTCCGGCAGGACTTACTCTACCGTATCAATACCATAGAGATCCAGCTGCCCCCTTTACGTGAACGTCTGGAAGATATCGTTCCGTTGGCCGAATATTTCCTGGAGAAATATGCCACAAAATATAAACGTACCGTAACCAGCCTGCATGAATCACTCATACAGCAGCTACGCCAGTACGAATGGCCGGGTAACATCCGCGAACTGCAACATGCCATGGAAAGAGCCGTGATCCTCTCCCAGGGCAAAACGCTCATGCCGAAAGACGTATTCGTAAAAAATCCGATACAGGAACAAGCCCTGAATACAGGCTACAACCTGGAGGAAATGGAACGCAATATCATTACCCAGGCCATGAAAAAGTGTAATGGCAATATCACAGAAGCAGCCAAAGAACTGGGACTGAGCAGAGCTGCCCTTTACAGAAGACTGGAAAAATATAACATCTAG
- a CDS encoding efflux RND transporter periplasmic adaptor subunit yields the protein MDRKIEKKYWSKKRIALISGGAVVAMLLLYNLIFADHRSKLNVEKDKITISTVSKGTFDQYIAVTAVVLPLKTIRLDAIVGGYVSQKYLEGGSMVKKGDSILRLENQNLMMDFVNHETEIYRLINELQNTRQTLKQNRFTMQQTVANLDFQIEQAKDLYDRTKQLVDEKIVSRQEFIKNKLDYERLVKQRQIEVESQRFQEDNAKIQIDRLESTILRTQRNLQMMKDNLSNLVLRAPIDGQLSSVDAEVGGSITAGQNIGQIDDLDGFKMRAEVDEHYISRVFPGLKSTFEFNNKTYVLSIIKVYPEVKNGRFNVDMKFEKEMPEGIRRGQSSPIRLELGKSSSALLLPVGGFFSDTGGNWVYVVDKAGNRAVKRNISLGQKNPQYFEILEGLQEGEQVITSSYENFGDKEVLVF from the coding sequence ATGGACAGAAAAATAGAAAAGAAGTACTGGTCTAAAAAGAGAATCGCCCTTATCAGCGGAGGCGCTGTAGTAGCGATGTTACTTCTGTACAATCTCATATTTGCCGATCATCGTTCCAAGTTGAACGTAGAGAAAGATAAGATCACTATTTCTACCGTCAGCAAAGGCACCTTTGATCAATATATAGCAGTTACCGCTGTTGTGTTGCCTCTTAAAACAATTCGCCTCGATGCCATCGTAGGCGGTTATGTCAGTCAGAAATACCTGGAGGGGGGTAGCATGGTTAAAAAGGGCGACAGCATTCTGCGCCTGGAAAACCAGAACCTGATGATGGACTTTGTAAATCATGAAACGGAAATCTACCGTCTGATCAACGAACTCCAGAATACCCGCCAGACCCTGAAGCAGAACCGTTTTACTATGCAGCAGACCGTGGCAAACCTGGATTTTCAGATCGAACAGGCCAAAGACCTGTATGATCGTACCAAACAACTGGTAGACGAGAAGATCGTTTCCCGGCAGGAGTTTATAAAAAATAAGCTTGATTATGAGCGTCTTGTGAAACAGCGCCAGATAGAGGTAGAAAGCCAGCGCTTCCAGGAGGACAATGCCAAAATACAGATAGATCGCCTTGAGTCAACTATTCTCCGTACGCAGCGTAACCTTCAGATGATGAAGGATAACCTGAGTAACCTGGTGTTGAGAGCGCCTATCGACGGACAATTATCCTCTGTTGACGCCGAAGTAGGGGGAAGCATCACTGCCGGTCAGAATATTGGTCAGATCGATGACCTGGATGGCTTCAAGATGCGTGCGGAAGTGGACGAGCATTATATCTCCAGGGTATTCCCGGGTTTGAAATCCACTTTTGAGTTCAATAACAAAACCTATGTATTATCTATCATCAAAGTATATCCTGAGGTGAAAAACGGTCGTTTCAATGTCGATATGAAATTCGAAAAAGAAATGCCGGAAGGGATCCGTCGCGGACAATCGTCTCCTATCCGCCTGGAATTAGGTAAGTCCTCTTCCGCGCTGTTGCTGCCGGTAGGTGGTTTCTTCTCCGACACCGGTGGTAACTGGGTATATGTAGTGGATAAAGCTGGAAACAGGGCCGTAAAACGGAACATTTCCCTGGGACAGAAAAACCCACAGTATTTTGAAATACTGGAAGGTTTGCAGGAGGGTGAACAGGTCATTACTTCTTCGTATGAAAATTTCGGAGACAAAGAGGTTTTAGTATTTTAA
- a CDS encoding ABC transporter permease — protein sequence MISTYITIALRHLAKRKLFSFINIAGLAIGITFSLLITVYIWEEKQVNRDLNNLPQQYFMQSAWKADNMYMPLITPAMLAKGLHDQYPSLVADYYRTYPCSANATYKDRHFRVGLQPGDTTIVSNFGLTMLYGDPAHAFRDNNSVVITEETAMKFFGKANALDEVLTIDTRQDGKKNYTVTGVLKSEARENSVTTINGFKNDIFMPMQSVDYFLGKDGDKDWNNVCMASYIQLKPGVTPAQLDGPIRKLVAMNCNQQLKDNMGIQLVGLDSFYLDTNNGLVRKMIYILAIIAGFVLLMAVINYVNISVGNSTYRLKEIGLRKVFGGRRQQLVAQFLAESIVLTGISAFLSIAFYELLRPVFGQILNKTLPHVWSFSGMLVLFYLLLVLAVGLVAGIYPAFVLTANNLLKVLKGKISVGKGELVFRKASLVLQFSIAILVFVCTLYISRQINYFFNRDLGYNKEQLLVISSVPRQWDSTGLKRLELLRDEMMQKAGVVSATISYEVPDGMNGGSLPMLPQGAASDAPVNVERLVTDGNYASTFGLKLTAGRFFTDHDSPMDVVLNETAVKALQLKQGVGQEIRIAGNDTRLTVRGIVKDFHFFNMGQKIAPMIFFTQQINPAYRFLSIKLKTADIRKSIAGIESTFKSRYSDSPFDYFFMDEKFQAMYFSETRLKKAADVATGLNFVIILLGAAGVVAFSLTRRAKEVGVRKVLGANTRSIIYLFLKEYTAVIIIANIIAWPLAYFLASKWLDGYAYRTSMSLAPFIVAGGITFSLTYILIALQSFRTANANPTGLLRHE from the coding sequence ATGATCAGCACTTACATCACCATTGCATTAAGACATCTTGCGAAACGCAAACTGTTTTCGTTTATCAACATTGCAGGACTTGCCATTGGCATTACCTTCTCTCTTCTCATTACTGTTTATATCTGGGAGGAGAAACAAGTCAACCGTGACCTGAATAATCTTCCACAGCAGTATTTCATGCAATCTGCCTGGAAGGCTGATAACATGTACATGCCGCTGATCACTCCCGCGATGCTGGCAAAGGGGCTGCATGATCAATACCCTTCGCTGGTGGCTGATTATTATCGTACGTATCCCTGTTCTGCCAATGCTACTTACAAAGACAGGCATTTCAGGGTAGGGCTTCAGCCGGGGGATACGACTATCGTATCGAATTTCGGCCTGACGATGTTGTATGGTGATCCGGCCCATGCTTTCCGTGATAATAATTCTGTTGTAATTACGGAAGAAACAGCGATGAAGTTCTTTGGTAAAGCGAATGCACTGGATGAAGTGCTGACAATAGATACAAGGCAGGACGGTAAGAAAAATTACACGGTTACCGGCGTATTGAAAAGTGAAGCAAGAGAGAATAGTGTGACGACCATCAACGGGTTTAAGAATGACATCTTTATGCCGATGCAGAGTGTTGATTACTTTTTAGGTAAAGATGGCGATAAAGACTGGAACAATGTGTGTATGGCGTCTTACATCCAGTTGAAACCAGGTGTAACACCTGCACAGCTGGATGGGCCTATCCGTAAACTGGTAGCGATGAATTGCAATCAGCAGCTGAAAGACAATATGGGTATTCAGCTGGTAGGGCTGGATTCATTCTATCTCGATACCAACAATGGTCTGGTAAGAAAAATGATTTACATACTGGCCATTATTGCGGGTTTCGTCTTGCTGATGGCAGTGATCAACTATGTGAATATCAGTGTGGGGAACTCTACGTATCGCCTGAAAGAGATCGGTCTGCGTAAAGTGTTTGGCGGCAGACGTCAGCAGCTGGTTGCACAATTCCTTGCAGAATCAATCGTACTAACCGGTATATCGGCCTTTCTGTCCATTGCTTTCTATGAGCTGCTTCGTCCTGTATTCGGGCAGATCCTGAACAAAACGTTACCCCATGTATGGTCTTTCTCCGGAATGCTGGTATTGTTTTATTTGTTGCTGGTGCTGGCTGTCGGATTGGTAGCGGGTATATATCCTGCTTTTGTGCTGACGGCCAACAACCTGCTGAAAGTACTGAAGGGAAAGATATCCGTAGGAAAGGGGGAGCTTGTTTTTCGGAAAGCTTCCCTTGTTCTACAGTTTTCCATCGCGATACTGGTATTTGTATGTACACTTTATATTTCCCGCCAGATCAACTATTTCTTCAACAGGGATCTGGGATATAATAAAGAGCAGTTGCTGGTTATTTCTTCTGTGCCCCGTCAGTGGGATAGCACAGGACTGAAACGCCTGGAGCTGTTAAGAGATGAAATGATGCAGAAGGCCGGTGTGGTCAGCGCCACGATTTCTTATGAAGTACCTGATGGTATGAATGGCGGCAGTTTGCCCATGTTACCGCAAGGCGCTGCCAGCGATGCACCAGTCAATGTAGAAAGACTTGTTACAGACGGAAACTATGCTTCTACTTTCGGCCTGAAACTGACTGCCGGCCGCTTCTTCACTGATCATGACAGTCCGATGGATGTGGTGCTCAACGAAACTGCTGTGAAAGCATTGCAACTGAAGCAGGGCGTTGGTCAGGAAATACGTATCGCTGGTAATGATACCAGGCTGACGGTAAGAGGGATCGTAAAAGACTTTCACTTTTTTAACATGGGGCAGAAGATCGCACCAATGATATTCTTCACCCAGCAGATTAATCCGGCATACCGTTTCCTGAGCATCAAACTGAAGACGGCTGATATCAGGAAGAGCATTGCCGGTATTGAATCTACCTTCAAATCCCGCTATAGCGATTCTCCATTTGATTATTTCTTTATGGATGAAAAGTTTCAGGCAATGTACTTCAGTGAAACCCGCCTGAAAAAGGCAGCTGATGTAGCTACCGGATTAAACTTTGTGATTATCTTACTGGGAGCTGCGGGGGTGGTGGCCTTCAGTCTGACCCGTCGTGCGAAGGAAGTGGGCGTGAGAAAAGTACTGGGTGCGAACACGCGTAGTATCATCTACCTGTTCCTGAAGGAGTATACTGCCGTTATCATCATTGCTAATATCATCGCCTGGCCGCTTGCTTATTTCCTTGCGAGTAAATGGCTGGATGGATACGCGTATCGTACCAGTATGAGTTTGGCGCCGTTTATAGTGGCAGGTGGTATTACCTTTAGTTTAACCTATATACTGATTGCATTACAAAGTTTCCGCACGGCAAATGCCAATCCTACCGGATTGCTGAGACATGAATAA
- a CDS encoding ABC transporter ATP-binding protein gives MIRTVNLQKIFTTEEIETSALNGINMEVKDGEFVAIMGPSGCGKSTLLNILGLLDNPSGGEYHFWDHEVARMSERQRAQLRKGSIGFVFQSFNLIDELTVFENVELPLLYLKVPASERKEKVEKVLERMNIMHRRNHFPQQLSGGQQQRVAIARAVVANPKMILADEPTGNLDSTNGEEVMKLLQELNEAGTTMIMVTHSPYDAGFAHRVVNLFDGRVVTENIKEQFHV, from the coding sequence ATGATACGTACAGTCAATCTTCAAAAGATTTTTACAACAGAAGAAATTGAGACTTCTGCATTGAATGGCATTAACATGGAAGTAAAGGATGGTGAATTCGTTGCTATCATGGGTCCTTCAGGTTGTGGTAAATCCACCTTGCTGAATATTCTGGGTTTGCTGGATAACCCTAGTGGCGGGGAATATCATTTCTGGGACCATGAAGTAGCGCGTATGAGCGAACGTCAGCGTGCACAACTCAGAAAGGGTTCTATTGGTTTCGTATTCCAGAGTTTCAACCTCATTGATGAACTGACTGTATTTGAAAACGTAGAGTTACCGCTCTTGTATCTGAAGGTACCTGCCAGTGAGAGGAAGGAGAAAGTTGAGAAAGTGCTGGAGCGTATGAATATCATGCATCGCCGTAATCACTTCCCGCAGCAGTTATCCGGTGGTCAGCAGCAGCGTGTGGCGATTGCCCGTGCGGTAGTAGCTAATCCGAAAATGATATTGGCGGATGAGCCTACCGGTAACCTGGATTCTACGAATGGTGAAGAAGTAATGAAGTTGTTGCAGGAGCTGAATGAGGCCGGTACTACGATGATCATGGTAACGCACAGTCCTTATGATGCTGGTTTTGCACACCGTGTTGTCAACTTATTTGACGGTCGCGTAGTGACTGAAAATATCAAAGAACAATTCCACGTATAG